The Desulfurispira natronophila genome contains the following window.
GAGAGCATGTTACCATACCCCCGGCCTTCGCGGAAATATCCGGGAAACGCTTGAGCCACGGCGATGACGTCCTGGGTGTACTGTTCGCGCACAAAAGGCGCGCAGGTCGCCAGCAGGGTGCGAAAATGCGCTATGCGATCCAGGGTGGGGGGGGTAGTAACTCCGCCAGCCTCAATGGCTACCGGGTGGGGGGACTTGCCACCGAAAATGGCTACCATCTTGTGAAAGTCCGCCATGATGGGAATGGCATCGAGGTAGCCCTTGATGGCAGAGATATTGGCGGCCTGGTCGGTGCAGTAGTCCGCCTCGTAGCGAGGCAGAAAGGGGGCCGCCGGGAAAACCTTGTTGTTTGCCAGTTCTTGCTGCACCCAGCCACGAACCTGCTGCAGGCCAGCGTCGCGGCCTTCATATCCCAGTACGGCAGTGATATCGATAAAGTCCAGGGCGCAGAGTGTATAGAAGTGAAGGAGAAAGTCCTTGATCTGGTAGGTGCCTACGGTGAGATTGCGCAGTAGTTGACCGTTGGGCTCCGGGCGTATTCCCATGGCATCCTCAAGGGCCAGGGCTGCTGTTTCAGCGTGTGCATAGGGACAGACGCCACAAACACGCTGGGTTATCTGCTGGGCAGTACGGGCATCGTAGCCCTTCAGGGCCTTTTCCAAACCACGAAACATGTCTCCACTGCAGCGGGCACTCTGCACCCGGTTGCCGTCCATGGTTGTCTCTACCCGCAGATGCCCCTCAACCCGTGTTACCGGGTCAATTACTATTTTGGTGCTCATGGCTCCCCCACATCCTTCAGTATTGTTGGCAAGAAATGTACAAATTGTAATCAACACGCCATTTCAAACATCGTTTTATGGTAAATATGTATCGCTGTCAAACTAAATGTCACATTGAGACATGCTTGCAGTTTCCGAAGCTCATCGGAACCAGACAAATGGCCGTAATATTTCAATACGTACAGGTCTTTTCAGTCAAATGCTATAAATTGACATCCCGCACTATAACAGGTAAAAGTCTCACAGGGGTCTCGATGAAAGGTGATATTTGTGAATTCTTCACTGCCGATGTTTTGCCATCAGGATGTGTACCGTGGAACATGACTCCATTAGCATACTGAAGAATGTTAATGTGCTCTATGCCGAAGATGATACGGCGCTGCGCCTGCGCACCGGAAAGATGTTGCGTAGTTATTTTCGGGAAGTCATACTGGTGGAAAATGGCGAACAGGCACTCAGTCTTTTTCACACGCACCTGATTCACATCGTTATCACTGATCTTAAGATGCCTCGCATGGACGGCCTGGAGTTGGCAAAAGAAATTCGCCGTCTCAATAGCCATATTCCCATTTTTATCATCAGCGGCCATGCCGAAATTCAGGATCTTTTAAGGGCCATTCGCCTTAACTGTATTGATTACCTCATTAAGCCGGCCTGTTTTTCCCGCATCCGGGAGACCTTGGATGCGTGCGCCCGCAAGATCGAAGAGAGCGGCGACGTCTTGGTGCAGATACGTGACAATGCTATCTTTAAGCCCCTCTCCGGCGAGCTCTTTGTTGACAATATGATACTACCTCTTACCCGCAAGGAGCGGGTGCTGCTGGAACTGCTCACTAGTCAGCGGGGTCGCACTGTGCGCAAGGATCTCATCGAGGAGCAAGTCTACGAGCGGGACGAGATGAGTGAAGCCGCCTTGAAAAATCTTGTGCTACGCCTGCGCAAAAAAATCGGCAAAGACACTATCACCAGCGTACACAGCACCGGCTATATGCTGAAATAGAGAAAATAAGGAGTCAACCCATGCAACAGCATACCGTTATAACTGGAGCCAACCGGGGTATTGGTCTTGAGCTGGCTCGCCATTATCACCGGGCTGGCTGGAAGGTCACCGGGGTCTGTCGTGAGTCTTCAACTGAGTTGGATAATGTGGCCGATGTGGTGCTGGACGGCATTGATGTAGCTTGCGAAAAATCCGTACAGCGTCTGATCAGTGCCCTGCAAGGAAAAACAGTGGATTTATTGATCAATAATGCCGGACTGATGCAGGATGAGGTACTGGGAAAGATTGACCTTGATTCACTGCGCTTACAAATGGAAGTCAATGCCTTTGCACCTCTGCGCATCAGCGAGGCATTGCTGCCCAACATGCCCGCAGGAAGCAAGATTGCCAATATTACCAGCCGCATGGGCTCCATTGCCGACAATGACTCCGGTGGACGCTACGGCTACCGCGCATCCAAGGCAGCTTTCAACGCTCTGGGACGTTCTCTGGCCATGGATCTGCGGGAGCGGAAAATTGCCGTGGCCCAGCTTCACCCTGGTTTTGTCAAGACCCGTATGGTGAATTTTGGCGGATTTATTACTCCAGAAGAATCGGTTGCCGGACTGGTGCAACGCATTGATGAGCTGAACCTGAACAACACGGGATCTTTTTGGCACTGCAGTGGCGAGGAGCTCCCTTGGTAGTTCCTTCGGCAACTTGGCTGCCGCTTGCTCCGCGCTACCCATGACTGCTTTACACAAAACACTGTTTGGAACCTGTACATTTAGGGCCGGAAGTGTGTATTATGTATAAAAAAACGTACGCCATGCACCGATGTGTGCAGAGTGCCGAAACCATAAAAATCCAAGGAGTGACATTATGCCTGAATTTTTCTATCAGGAACCCTTCCCTCTCGGCAAGGACAACACCAAGTATTACCTGATTCCTGACTCCAAAAAATTCGTCTCAGTGGCCAACTTTGATGGCAAGGAGATGCTAAAAGTGGCCCCGGAAGGTCTAACGGTTCTTTCCAACCACGCTTTTCGCGATGTTTCTTTCCTGCTGCGGGCTGAGCACAACGAGCAAGTGGCAAAAATCCTCAGCGATCCTGACGCTTCCATGAATGACAAGGGTGTCGCTATAGCTTTCTTGCGAAATGCGGAGGTGGCTGCCAAGTTCCAGCTGCCCACCTGTCAGGACACGGGTACTGCCACAGTAATTGCAAAGAAGGGACAGCAGGTCTGGACCGGGGTTCAGGATGAGAAGTATCTCTCTGAAGGAGTTTTTAAAACCTACACCGAAGAGAATCTGCGTTTTTCCCAGACCGTGGCTCTTAACATGTACGACGAGAAAAACACCGGCACGAACCTGCCGGCCCAGATCGATATTATGGCCACGACTGGTGACGAATACAAGTTCCTCTTTCTCACCAAAGGTGGAGGCAGTGCCAACAAGACTATGCTCTTCCAGGAAACCAAGGCCCTGCTCAACCCGGAAAAGCTGGAAAGCTTCCTGGTGGAAAAGATGAAATCCCTGGGGACCGCTGCCTGTCCTCCCTATCATATCGCGTTTGTCGTCGGTGGCACCAGTGCCGATGCCTGCATGAAGACGGTAAAACTGGCTACCACCAAATATCTGGACGAACTTCCCACCACTGGCAACGAGCACGGCCAGGCTTTCCGGGATGTTGAGTTGGAAGAAAAGCTTCTCAAGGCAGCTCAGGACCTGGGTATTGGCGCCCAGTTTGGCGGTAAGTATTTTGCTCACGATATCCGTGTCGTGCGCCTGCCTCGTCACGGCGCTTCCTGTCCCGTGGGTATGGCCGTTTCCTGCTCCGCTGATCGCAACATCAAAGCGAAAATCAACCGCGAC
Protein-coding sequences here:
- a CDS encoding fumarate hydratase gives rise to the protein MPEFFYQEPFPLGKDNTKYYLIPDSKKFVSVANFDGKEMLKVAPEGLTVLSNHAFRDVSFLLRAEHNEQVAKILSDPDASMNDKGVAIAFLRNAEVAAKFQLPTCQDTGTATVIAKKGQQVWTGVQDEKYLSEGVFKTYTEENLRFSQTVALNMYDEKNTGTNLPAQIDIMATTGDEYKFLFLTKGGGSANKTMLFQETKALLNPEKLESFLVEKMKSLGTAACPPYHIAFVVGGTSADACMKTVKLATTKYLDELPTTGNEHGQAFRDVELEEKLLKAAQDLGIGAQFGGKYFAHDIRVVRLPRHGASCPVGMAVSCSADRNIKAKINRDGLWVEELDRNPGRLIPDQFRGKHSHGVAIDLNQGMDAVLAELTKHPVSTPLLLNGTIVVGRDIAHAKFKEILDSGKPLPDYLKKHPIYYAGPAKTPPGMPSGSFGPTTAGRMDSYVDLLQSNGGSMVMIAKGNRSQQVTDACQKHGGFYLGSIGGPAALLADENIKKVECIDFPELGMEAVWKIEVEDFPAFILVDDKGNDFFKQIGC
- a CDS encoding response regulator, which produces MEHDSISILKNVNVLYAEDDTALRLRTGKMLRSYFREVILVENGEQALSLFHTHLIHIVITDLKMPRMDGLELAKEIRRLNSHIPIFIISGHAEIQDLLRAIRLNCIDYLIKPACFSRIRETLDACARKIEESGDVLVQIRDNAIFKPLSGELFVDNMILPLTRKERVLLELLTSQRGRTVRKDLIEEQVYERDEMSEAALKNLVLRLRKKIGKDTITSVHSTGYMLK
- a CDS encoding SDR family oxidoreductase, yielding MQQHTVITGANRGIGLELARHYHRAGWKVTGVCRESSTELDNVADVVLDGIDVACEKSVQRLISALQGKTVDLLINNAGLMQDEVLGKIDLDSLRLQMEVNAFAPLRISEALLPNMPAGSKIANITSRMGSIADNDSGGRYGYRASKAAFNALGRSLAMDLRERKIAVAQLHPGFVKTRMVNFGGFITPEESVAGLVQRIDELNLNNTGSFWHCSGEELPW
- a CDS encoding nickel-dependent hydrogenase large subunit → MSTKIVIDPVTRVEGHLRVETTMDGNRVQSARCSGDMFRGLEKALKGYDARTAQQITQRVCGVCPYAHAETAALALEDAMGIRPEPNGQLLRNLTVGTYQIKDFLLHFYTLCALDFIDITAVLGYEGRDAGLQQVRGWVQQELANNKVFPAAPFLPRYEADYCTDQAANISAIKGYLDAIPIMADFHKMVAIFGGKSPHPVAIEAGGVTTPPTLDRIAHFRTLLATCAPFVREQYTQDVIAVAQAFPGYFREGRGYGNMLSYPYLPDANGDNFFFAGGVTIDGEYRALELDKITEDHTYAYYYDNSSPLLRPLQTDTLRPLSSVDFQAQQSRSDGKYSWGRAPRYDGLPMEVGPAARIINTYKSGTNSELNALVNRFNRQLDITIDDYASVMGRHLSRAILANLTLNHMERQLEMLQPGKPAFSEHPVPRNARGVGITEATRGSLSHYIETDSRGLIRNYEMIVPTTWNMSPRDGSGNQGPVEQMLQNTVVADAANPMELARIVRSTDPCIGCSVH